Part of the Mya arenaria isolate MELC-2E11 chromosome 8, ASM2691426v1 genome, AATTTCTTAGAGTCATAAAATTTAATTgcattattgaaattaatacgcgatctacttgcagcgaagttaaatggttttatttctGACATTATAAACCGTCcttatacatccgaggttgttttcgaaggCCGAAATATTCGGAATGCGACATTGTGGACTTGTTTATACGACGCTCGTTTTTACTTTGTAGCCTCAGTTATGGGAGAGTGAGTGCTGTCGGTGTTGTCGCTTTAATGGGCATTGTCTTCGGGATTATGGCGATGGTGGCGGtgatatactatatatataaaaaatgtggtTGCGTTGGAGATGGACTTGATGAACTGATAGAAACAAAGGAAGACTGTCTTATGAAAAGAGCAGACACAGAAAGTGTTCCCGTACAGTTCCCATGAATGGATCAGGGGCCTTAGCCAACAGCATTCTTTAAAATAGGCTAACTTAATCTTAAGGGaagaatctgagtgttttgataTGATTACTTGTATGTATACTATACTTGTTCAATttactgaatggaatcactggggcttgtctaaggataaggataattACTATATTACCATATGGTTCTATTTTCTTGCACCGCTATGAAGAACATGGACATTCAACTCCTTTTCAGTATGAATATTTGACCGTCTGTCAAACGAATGATGTTCTTCTTTTTAAGACAACGGTTTTGTCTGTCACAAAGGTTTGTATCTGAGTAAATCTTATGGATGCAtatgttgttgaataaatatattaaaatattgttgataaattcattgAAGCTTTCGAATAAATGTAGTCCATTACGGCACCAATCTCACTAACAGTGATCTGAATTGACGATCAGAGAAGATGTTCGCCACAACTGTCAAAGACAGTTGGATTTTAGCGATATAATAtgcttttctttaaaataatttaattttgatcgTAAGTATTCTCTATTTTCTTAAAGATCTTTAAAAAACAGTTGAATGAAAGACAAATTTAACTCTTTGAATGATGTCATTTTAATCATCATCACATGACAAACCAATACATGATATATCTTCACCGTCACAAGTCATACCATCACATGACATACTATCGCAAGACATACCCTCGCATGACATACCATAATATCACATATCATCACATAATACACCATCACAAAGCATACCATCACAAGACATACCCTTATATGGCATACCATCACAAGACATACCATCATATGGCATACCATCACAAGACATACCATCACATGCCATACCATCACAAGACATACCATTACATGACATACCATGACATGCCACACCATCACAAGACATACCATCACATGACATACCATCAAATGGCATACCATCACATGAAACACCATCACATGTCTAACCATCACATGGCATACTATCACATGGCGAACCATCACATGGTACACCATCACATGACACAACATCACATGAAACACCATCACATGACACACCATCACATGGCATACCATCAAATGACATACCATTACATGCCACACCATCACATGGCATACCATCACATGACACAGCATCACATGACATACCATCACATGGCACACCATCACATGGCACACCATCACATGACATACCATCACATGCCATACCATCACATGACACACCATCACATGACACGCCATTACATGACTAACCATCACATCACACACCATCCCATGTCAAACCATCACATGACAAACCATCACATGACGCACCATCACATGCCACACCATCACATGCCATACCATCAAATGACGCAACATTACATGCCTAACCATCACATGACACACCATCACATGACATACCATCACATGAAACACCATCACATGACACACCATCACATGACAAACCATCACATGGCACACCATCACATAACAAAGCATCACATGCCACACCATCACATGACAAACCATCACATGACGCACCATCACATGGCACACCATCACATGATACACCATCACACGACAGATCATGACATGACTAACCATCACATCACACACAATCACATGTCAAACCATCacataacaaaacatcacaTGGTACACCATCATATGACACACCATCACATGACATACCATCACATGGCATACCATCAAATGGCACACCATCACATGACATACCATCAAATGACATACCATCACATGACATACATTCACATTGCATACCATTACATGACACAACATCACAAGACACACTATCACACGACACACTATCACATGACACACTACCACATAACACACCATCACATGAAACACCATCACATGACATAATATCCCATGACATACCATCACATGCCATACAGTCAAATAACACACCATCACATGACACACCATCACATGACATACCATCACATGGCATACCATCACATGACATACCATCAGATGCCACACCATCACATGAAACACCATCACATGACATACCATTCCATGACATATACATGCCATACAGTCACATGACAAAACATCACATGACAAACCATTACATGACAAACCATCGCATGACACACGATCACATGACATACCATCACATGACATACCATCCCATGACATACCATCATATGCCATACAGTCACATGACAAAACATCACATGACAAACCATTCCATGACAAACCATCACATGAAACACCATCACATGACATACCATCCCATGACATACCATCATATGCAATACAGTCACATGACAAAACATCACATGACAAACCATTACATGACAAACCATCACATGACACACGATCACATGACATACAATCACATGGCATACAGTCAAATGACACACCATCACATGACAAACCGTTACATAACAAACAATCACATGACACACCATCACATGACATACCATCCTATGACATACCATCACATGCCATACAGTCACATGACACACCATCACATGACAAACCATTACATGACAAAGCATCACATGACACACCATCACATGACATACCATCACATGCAATACCATCACATGACATACCATCACATGACATACCATCCCATGACATACCATCACATGCCATACAGTCACATGACACACCATCACATGACAAACCATTACATGACAAATCATCACATGACAAACCATCACATGACACACCATCATATGACATACCATCACACGGCATACCATCACATGACATACCATCACATGCCATACAGTAACATGTCACCATCACATGACAAACCATTACATGACAAACCATCACATGACAAACCATTACATGACAAACAATCACATGACACACAATCACATGACATACCATCACATGGCATACCATCACATGCCATACAATACCATCAAATGGCATACCATCACATGACATGACATGAATTCACATGGCATACCATCACGTGCCATACATTCACATGGCATACCATCACATGACAAAACATCACACGAAACACTATCACATGATACACTATCACATAACACGCCATCACATGACCTACTACCACATGACATACCATAACATGAAACACCATCACATGATACACCATAACATGACATACCATCACGTGACATATCATCACATATAACACCATCAAATGTTACACCATCACATGTCTCACCATCACATGTCACACCATCTTATGACATACCATCACATGACATACCATCACATGTCATACCATCAAAGGCCGTACCATCACATGTCACACCATCACATGTCACACCATCACATGTCACATCATCACATGTCACACCATCACATGTCACACCATCTTATGACATACCATCACATGACATACCATCACATGCCATACCATCAAAGGCCATACCATCACATGTCACACCATCATATGCCACACCATCACATGGCATACCATCACATGACGTACCTTCACATACCATAGCATCACATGACATACCATCACATGAAATATCATCACATGACATACCATCACACGGTATACCATCACATGAAATACCATCACATGACATACCATTATATGGCATACCATCACATACCATAACATCACGTGCAATACCATTACATGCCACACCATCAATTGACATACCATCACATGACATAACATCACATACCATACCATCACATACCATACCATCACATGGCATACCATCACATGACATACCATCACATGACATAATAACACATACCATACCATCACATACTATACCATCACATGGCATACCATCACATGACATACCATCATATGAAATACCATCACTGATCATACCATCATATGGCAAACCATCACTTGTTATACCATTATATGACACATTAAATGGCATTCAATCATACGGCAAACCATACCATCACATGGCATACCATCACATAGCATATCATAACATGACATATCATCGCATGGCATACCATCACATGCCATACCATCACATGACATATAATCACATGCCATACCAGCACATGCCATACAATCACATGACATACCATCACATGACATACCATCACATTTAGAATTTCAGTGGCCGCTAGCAAATGCAAAAACTGAAAGGATCATTAAATCAATCTATAAAGACGTAAGAACAGCAAACGCATAATAAGTAGCTCTGTATAAATGAAGGAATAAATCAGGCATTGGACGTGTACGAGTGGTTGTGTACAAAGGTTGGAAAAAATCACtcaatggacgtgtactagtTGGCGTGTACGAAGGTATGAATATATCACTCAATGGACGTGTACGAGTGGTTGTGTACAAAGGTTGGAAAAAATATCACtcaatggacgtgtactagtTGGCGTGTACGAAGGTATGAATAAATCACTCAATGGACGTGTACGAGTGGTTGTGTACAAAGGTTGGAAAAAAATCACtcaatggacgtgtactagtTGGCGTGTACGAAGGTATGAATAAATCACTCAATGGACTTTTACGAGTGGTTATGTACAAAGGTTGGAAAAAATCACTCAATAGACGTGTACTAGTTGGCGTATACGAAGGTATGAATAAATCACTCAATGGACGCGTACGAGTTGGCGTGTACGAAGGTATGAATAAATCagtcaatggacgtgtactagtTGGTGTGTACGAAGGTGTGAATAAATCACTCAACGGATGTGTACTAGTTGGTGTATACGAAGGCATGAATAAATCACTCAATGGACGTATACTAGTTGGTGTGTACGGAGTTATGAATAAATCACTCAATGGACGTATACTAGTTGGTGTGTACTGAGGTATGAATAAATCACTCAATGGACGTGTACTGGTTAATGTGTACGAAGGTTGGAATACATCACTTAAATCACTCAATGGACGTGTACGAGTTGGCGTGAACGAAGGTATGAATAAATCACTCAATGGACGTGTTCTAGTTGGCGTGTACGAAGGCATGAATACATCACTCAATGGACCTGTACTAGTTGGTGTATACGAAGGCATGAATAAATCACtcaatggacgtgtactagGAGGTGTGTACGAAGGTATGAATAAATCACGcaatggacgtgtactagtTGGCGTGTACGAAGGTATATCAGTGAATGGACGTGAACTAGTTGGTGTGTACGAAGGTTGGAATAAATCACTCAATGGACATGTACTAGTTGGCGTGTACGAAGGTATGAATGAATCACTCAATGGACGGGTACTAGTTGGTGTGTACGAAGGTTGGAATATATATGTCAATTGACGTGTACTAAGTGGCGTGTACAAATGTTGGAATATATCAGAcaatggacgtgtactagtTGGCGTGTACGAAGATATGTATAAATCACtcaatggacgtgtactagtTGGTGTGTACGAAGGTATGTATAAATCACTCAATGGACGTGTACTTGTTGGCGTGTACGGAGGTATGTATAAAACAGTCAATGGACGTGTACGAGTTGGTGTGTACTAAGATTGTAATATATCAGTCAATTGACGTGTACTTGTAGGAGTTTACGAATGTTTGAATAATTAAGTTAATGGACGTGTTATAGTTGGTGGGTACGAAggtttgaatataaacaacaatggACGTGTACCTGTAGGAGTGTACGAAGGTTTGAATAATTCAGTCAATGGACGTGTAATAGTTGGTGAGAACCAAGGTTGGAATAATTCAGTCAATGGACGTGTAATAGTTGGTGTGAACAAAGGTTGGAATATAAACATCAATGAACGTGTACTAGTTGGTGTGTACGAAGGTTGGAATAAATCagtcaatggacgtgtactagtTGGTGTGTACAAAGGTTGAAATAAATCACtcaatggacgtgtactagtTGGTGTGTACAAAGGTTGGAATATAAACATCAATGGACGTGTACTTGTAGGAGTTTACGAAGGTTTTGAATAAATAAGGCAATGGCCGTGTACATGTAGCTCTGTATGCATATAGGAATATATCAGTCAATTGACGTGTACTAGTAGGTGTGAACCACgtttaaataaaagaagttCATGGACGTGGGTGTGTAAGACGGATAGGGTATTTACAGCAATTGACGTGTATTAGCAGGTACAGACGACTTTTTATATTTAGAAGTTCATGGACGTTAAGTAGAAGTGtacaaatgtttgaataaaaagggATCACGTAAAGACATTCATCACAGAGAATAAACAAAATAGGATGAGAtaaatggaaacatatggatattttcttataaacaaattgttaaatagTGTTTTAATCGAACAGAACAATATATCTTAACACATAAATCTTACAAAGCAATAATGCCACGTGCGTCGTGAtttcctggttcattgttttggatgaaaaaacgtcctcgattcgatTAGTTGCGTGTATTTAACCGGACGTTATTACACATCAGTGAACCTGGctagatattaaaataactgcAATATTGTTGAAGTCAAGAATTCGTTTAACTTAAGAAACATAAAAAGGAAAACTTGCATTATGGAAAACATATTTCACGTGTTGGGTTTATTAGGTAAATTTACGATTTAATCAATCGAAAATTgctgtttgatttaaatatataaatcaactGGTTATCgtggtttgtttaaaaaaataaaaataaatataaacccAAATGGTTGGAATAGCtattcactattttgttttatataacctTTGCTATCGTCTATATATTGACACCCGTATTAGGACGGTTGACAGTAGGCGGAGCTGAACCATTCAGTACCTAGCATGCGCATAAATTAAAACGTTATTCATGAAAACCACATGcaagttattgaacgttgtcctgGACGACACGTTAAAAACAGGAATTTGGTTATTGGTGCTGTAACGATGGGTAATATGACgatttataaactgttttatattttttccagTGCTATTCTCTCTCCTTGTTGAAGTTGAACCATTTTTCGTCGGACAAGAGTAAGTTCttgtttgttgtaaaaatacatGCTTTATATAATTCGTcgtaaaagtatgttttaaaagacaatagtaatttatttttgaataatttgacaataacatatattccaaacatttaaattgacaTCATGATAACACAAGACCCAACATACTCGTTCATGAACTATAAAGAACTTTCCATGGCCGAGagggttcattccgacccgagcgtagggtgttttgcggaaacgaggtctACCGAGTCTCCGCAAAACACCTTGCGCGAGACTCGGGATGAACCTTATCTTACACGGGCGGCTATGGTAGCtgcttttctcccacctcagttaaacaaaattaagtaaaaatgtattttttgctggaacgcttttgtgcttagtgaaaataattgcgtatggatatgcgataattcatggttgtcatggatatgcgcgtaGTGATTCAGACTATGATAATACCCAGATCGCtcagttctaaggagagtgaagcattatttattgaaaggtgtgtgaaaactgttttatgggaacatttaaagcgagaaataattatttatcgttctaaatattgccacaagacaaggtttccacaatgttacagacgacagtcttcaataAGGGAGGTAATTAGAATgagatgaccattaaaaaggagttccatacgggcattttatctttgcccgtggacaagataagaatttctagcatggttaaattatttgatctacttatctgaggagggaaaaaacaagtttttaccaTGGCCgcgagtgtaagataggttcatcctatCCCGAGCGAAAAAAACTCTGCGCAAATGTTTGGAGaaacctatcttatacgagcggccATTGTAGATGCTTTTACACCCACCTCAGTTTAGCAAAATAtagtacaaaaaataatttatttcttcgCTCTTTTGTGCCTAGTaatgaaagtattttttgtaTCTTTGCCCATGGGCCAGCATGGGAAATATTAAGATCTACGTATCCATGGTGTGAGAAATATAATTCCCGGATTGTCATTCAACCCAACTCAACTTAATTtatctcaactcaactcaactcaactcaacacTTTTGCATTTAGTTTACTTGTCTGTGACAAAAATGGTCAACAAGCTAGTTggcaaaaaataacaacactatCATCGTGTTATTTGCAGATATGTAGTTTTGGAAGGAATGATTAAAAAAACGACAGTCATGATTTTTTTGAACGACCCTCCTACGCACTTATTTCTTCCTCTTGTTACTTTACTGTTTAAAGTGGGTTTATCAGGTTTTGGCTTTATTGTTAAACAACATGCAATTTTAACATTCTGTACACCTTGGCCAtattccatcgaaaacaaccccggatgtatgccggtatatcagaagaagttcgtaaaatttaaatattgatattaatttaataaagtgttttaacgtgtattttgtattacttagtttaaattgatagccagtttagtgtatttttgcataaacaATTGAGATTCCCTAGACAGTGTGTTTAttccatgtgataaattacgtcacaaatCCTACGTTGGAAGGCAACTTTTTGGTTCGAATAAAGATAAATTTGCTTTTCATcacaatttcaaatgaaacatatcgcaatctacgccgcttacggagtcctgccttcggtcttttaccagaatttgattgagagttaagtttcttaaaacacttcgataGACCTTTTCACAagacggccgtctgacggagcactaccaaaacatttttgaaacaggtttgtcggtgattgatgaaactaatactccggtaataaaacgaaggcgggactCTTCAAGTGACATATAttgtcctttgtttcatttaaagtcgTGTAATAAAAGAAGAgatacttttgttttaagtcttcattttaagcaaaatattgccttccgacatagcatatatgacgtaatttatcgcgtagtatacacacactgctagAGTATAGTCATGCCATTTAgttgatatattgaaattaatacgcgatcttcttgcagcgtagCTAAATGCTTTGATTTCTGATATTGTAAATCGTCCATATACACTTTTatagatatatgcatttttgctttttaagaagtgcttatcagtaatgttgtgttccggcataggtactataaataacagttatgtttgcatgcgtgagaacgttcttacggggtgtgtaagcaccgaaatgtacttgctttGCAATCAAATCTCAAAAAATGCACctgtccgattcgggagaaaagctcctggcaccacagcttgcacaatattgaaacgaaatagtaaccagcctaaagtagaagtgttcttacacggtaccacattctccgattttcgagatatgtccgttaaatgaaattatcaaataaaatataaatcatacttacgtttgttcatgtaaacatagggcacagctccaccacggaagtgtcgacagctcttattctttgcaccaccgtaaagtggtggagctggcgtttagaggccgtgatatacatccgaggttgttatCGGCGGCCAAGGTGTTCGGAATGCGACATTGTTAATACGACgcttgttttttctttgtagGTACGGTAATCAGGTAGTAGCGAGAGCTGTCAATAAAGCCGCTATATCCGGCATTTGTTTTGGGATTATATTGGTGGTGGCGGtgatatactatatatataaaaaatgcattgaaaaaagCAGACAAAGAAAGTGTTCCCGCACAGTCAGCATGTATAAATCAGGGACCATAGCCAACAGCAACCTTTGACTTAACATAATCTTAGGagtagaatctgagtgttttgataTGATTACTTTAATGTATAATATACTTGCccaatagactgaatggaatGACTGAGGCATGTTTAAGGATAATTACTTAATACCAGATGGATCAAAATATGTTACACTACAGTAACTATAAAAAAGATAGACCTTTATCTCCTTTTcagaataaatatttgaacGAATGTCAAACCAGTACTATTCTTCTCTTTAACATAACGGTTTTGTCTGTCACAAAGGTGTGTATGCGAGTAAATCTTTATGGATGCATAtgttgttgaataaatgtattaacatattgttgataaattcattgAAGCTTTCGAATAAATGTTGTCCATTACGGCACcaatctcattaacagtgatCTGAATTGACGATCAGAGAAGATCTTCGCCACAACGGTCAAAGACAGTTGGATTTTAGCGATATAATAtgcttttctttaaaataatttaactttGATCGTATGTATGCACGATTTTCTTAAACATCTTTCAAAAACAGTTGAATGAAAGACAAATTTAACACTTTGAATGATGTCATTTTAATCACCATCACGAGACAAACCAATACATGATACACCTTcacgagataaaaaaaaacatcacatgACAAACCATCACATGACATACCATCACATGCCATACCATCACATGCCATACAACCACATGACAAACCATCACATGCCATACCATCACATGCCATACCATCAAATGATATGCCATGACATGTCAAACCATTACATGACAAACCATCACGAGATAAAAACAATCTGATGACATACCCTCACGTGACGTACCATGAAATGACAAACCATCACATGACATACCATCACATGACATACCATCACATGACAAAGCATCACATGTCATGACCTCACATGTCATACCCTCACATGAAAAATTAACATATGACCTTCCCTTACATACCATACCATGACATGCCATACCATGATATGACAAAACACCACATGACATACCATCATATGACATACCATGACATGATAAGACAAACCACCACATGACATACCCTCACATGACATACCATTACATACCATACCCTCACATGCAATACCATCACATGTCATACCCTCACATGCAATACCATCACATGACATACCATGAAATAACAAACTAACACATGACATGACAAACCACAAC contains:
- the LOC128244221 gene encoding histidine-rich glycoprotein-like; amino-acid sequence: MANHHMSHDKTSHDKPLHDKPSHDTRSHDIPSHDIPSHDIPSYAIQSHDKTSHDKPFHDKPSHETPSHDIPSHDIPSYAIQSHDKTSHDKPLHDKPSHDTRSHDIQSHGIQSNDTPSHDKPLHNKQSHDTPSHDIPSYDIPSHAIQSHDTPSHDKPLHDKASHDTPSHDIPSHAIPSHDIPSHDIPSHDIPSHAIQSHDTPSHDKPLHDKSSHDKPSHDTPSYDIPSHGIPSHDIPSHAIQ